GTGTGACGGGCGGACGCTTACGGACAACCTCATGTCCGTGGTGATCTCCACACTCATTCAGATGAGTACGGGGGTCCCCGCGATGCCTGCGCATCCACGCCCGGCAGACATGAGAGAATCGCCCGTCCATCGCCAATGGCTTTCGGATGGCCTTGCGCAGCGCAGACGTCCAGACGTCCGAAACAAACGCCAGTCGGCTAGTCAGAAGCCGCATCAATGATGTGCATTCGCACCTCACCGAGCAATGGTTCTCTGAAGTATGAGATGCGCCAGTCCTTGTACGTGGAGTACGGACTGCTCACCATGTCGACACCGCGAGCTACCAGTTCCGAATAGGTACGTTCGACGTCATCGACCCCGAAGCCAATGTGATAGAAGCCTTCCCCATGTTCCTTCAGGTGGCGGTGCAGCTCACTGTCCGCGGCTACCGGTGCTACCACCTCGAGATTCATGTTGGCCAATCTGAAAATGGCTACTTCCGCACCGCGGCTCGGAACGGGCCCGCGTTCACCAACCTTGATGCCGAGCAGCCTCTCGAACCGTGCCACGGCCCGGTTAAGATCAGCCACCACGAACGCCAGGTGATGGACCCGGTCGATGGTTGGCGAAGCTTCCATTTGACTGGCCTCTGTGGTCACGATGCCTCAATTGATCTGATTTTGCTTCAGGCGCCGCCATAGCGTGGTCGGACTGATACCAAGATATTCGGCGGACTCGGATCGCTTGCCCCCGAACATCTTCAATACCCGAGTGATCTCCTCCAGTTCGACGTTCTTGAGGTGACCCTGGGCTGCACTTTCACTGCTGTTGTCAGTGTAGATTTCCGGCGCCAGACGCGGCAGGTAATCCACGATGGCCTGGCTGCTTTGGTAAAGCTGGCCTGACACGACCAGCCGCTCGATGAGGTTCTCCAACTGGCGCACATTTCCCGGCCAGTGGTAACCACGGAAAATCGGTGAGAGCCCATCCACCAGGACATCCACGTCGATGCTGACACGGTATTTTGCAACCGCGCGGCGCGCCATGTAGCCGGTCAGCATGACGATGTCCTCCGGGTGCTCGCGCAATGGCGGCATGCGGATGCGGAAGGTATTGAGCCGATAATAAAGATCTTCCCTGAAGCGGCCGGCATGCATCTCGGCTGCCAGATCGACGTTGCAGGCAACGATGAACTTGACGTCCAGGGGTATTGCCTTGCGCCCGCCGACTGGCATCACCTCCATTTCCTGCAGCACCCGCAGCAACTTCGCTTGGTGTGCCAGGCACAACGAATTGATCTCGTCCATGAAAAATGAACCGCCATTGGCCGCCTCAAGCAGCCCGGATCGGCCACCGCTCTTGGCGCCGGTAAACGCGCCGTCCAGGTAGCCAAACAACTCCGACTCGAACAAATCGACCGGGATAGCCGAACAATTCACCGTGACAAACGGGCCGCTGGCGTGGTCACTGGCAGCGTGCACCGCGCGCGCTGCCAACTCCTTGCCGGTTCCGGTCTCGCCATGCAACAGGACGATGCGGGCGCTGGCACCGTAGACGTCCAGCAGCTTCTGCACTTCGGCCATGGACTGCGACCGGAACACCAATCGCCGACTGTCACTGGGAACCTCGGCAGGCTGGCTGAGCTCGAAGCGATAGGCATATATCGGGGTACCGTCAGCAAGCTCCAGCACGTCCTTGCTGACCACGCACGGACGAGTGCCAAGCATCGTCTGCTCGGCATGCAGGCGCGGCGCGTCGAGTAGCTGCTTGTCGAGGATGCCTTCCAGGCGCTGTCGCTTGGCGAAGCGCGGAATCTGCGACAGAGCCGCGCTGTTCGAAGCCATCACGGAGCCGTCCCGTGCGGTGAAAACAGTGGGGCACGAGCTGCCATCGAGGGCTAGTCGCAACAATGATTCCTGCTGGCGCTGGTGAGCGTGTTGCCCGGCCCAGCGAATCGCCTTGTGCAGCAGGGCGCGACAGGAAGTGCGTGAATAAATCAGTACCGAGCTGATGTTCCACTGGTCTGCAAGATCGCAGGCATAACTCGAACCGATGACCACACCGTAACCCTCGTTGCGATGTCGGTGGAATATTTCCTTGATCTCTTCGGCCGTCGTGTAGGTGCAGTGCAGGACTTCGATATCATCGAACACCTTCAGCACGTCGAGGTCGTTCTCCTGGCGTTCGTAGGTCAGCAGCAGGATTCGCCGCGAAATGCGCCGCGCCGTCAGGACCGCATGGATCAGATCCGCCGAGGTGACCTTGAGGCCAACGACAGGTACCGACAGGGTGTCCTTCAAATAGAACGAGTTCGCCCCGGCACTGACGAAGACATCGACCTGCTGCGCCTCCACCAGCTCCTGTGCCGAGCGCACGGCATCACTGAACAGGCGATCGATGACTGTGATTCGCGCGACACCGCGAAACTCGTCCACCACGCTGTGGATCACTTGGGTGAACTTGGAATTGCCAATGACGCATACGCGCGGCCGGCTCAGATTGTCAGCACTGAATCCCACGAGCCACCTCCGTATCCAACATCCACAACCCGATGCAAACGCCCCCAAGCCTTCAACGCAGCCGGTTATCTGAAGCTAGCATGCCGTCAGCGAAAAACCCATGGCTCGTTCAGCTGACGTGTCACCTCGTAGGCACGAATCGCATCGGCCATCGTCAAGGTCTCGCCGATGTCATCGAGCCCATGCAGCAAGTTGTGCTGGCGCCCTGGATCAAGCTCGAACACCAGCCGGGTATCACCCAACACCAGTTCCCTGCGAGCCACATCGATGCTCGCCGTCATGCCCGGGGACGGAAGGCACTGCGCGAACAGTCGATCAATCACGGATTGTTCCAGGCGGATCGGCAAGACTCCGTTGTTGAAACAGTTATTGAAGAAGATGTCGCCGAAACTTGGCGCAAGGATCACGCGTACCCCGAAATCACGCAGCGCCCAAACCGCGTGCTCCCGACTTGAACCACAACCGAAATTGGCCTGTGTCAAGACCACCGAGGCCCCGCGATATGGCGCCTGATTGAGCACGAAATCCGGATTCTCGCGTCGGCTCCCCGGCGGCGTATCAAGCTCACCGGAGTCAAGGTAGCGCTCGTCATCGAACAGGAACACGCCAAAGCCGTGCGACTCCAGGCTCTTCAGGTACTGCTTCGGCAACAGCACGTCGGTGTCGATGTTGGCGCGATCGATCGGAACGACAACGCCCTCGTGGTGGGTCCATGCCTGCATATCAGAGCTCCCTCACGTCAGCGAGCGCGCCCGCGATCGCCGCGGCTACCGCCATGGCCGGCGACATCAGGTGCGTGCGGCCACCTCGTCCCTGGCGCCCTTCGAAATTGCGATTGGAGGTGGAGGCACAGCGTTCGCCCGGTTTGAGCCGGTCGGGGTTCATGCCAAGACACATCGAGCAGCCCGGTTCACGCCACTCAAAACCGGACGCAAGGAACACTTTATCAAGGCCCTCGCGCTCGGCCTGCAGCTTGACCATCCCTGAGCCGGGCACCACGAGTGCCCGCTTTACTCGGGCATGCACGTGATGACCCCGCGCCAGGTCTGCCGCCAGCCGAAGATCCTCGATGCGCGAGTTGGTGCAGGACCCGATGAACACCTTGTCGACTGGCGTACCGGCAATCGGCTGCCCCTCCTCCAACCCCATGTAGGTGAGAGCGCGGCGCCACCCGTCGCGTTGGGTATCGTCACGGGCGCTCTCCAACAACGGGACGCGCCCATCGATCGGGACAACCATTTCCGGCGACGTTCCCCACGTAACGCACGGCGGCACGTCACCCGCCGCGATGACGACCCGTCGGTCGTATTGCACGCCAGGGTCGCTGTGCAAGCCCGCCCAATACGCCCTTGCCCGCCCCCACATCTCGCCAACTGGCGCATATGACCGCCCACGCACGTAGGCTTCGGTCACCGCGTCGTAGCCGATCAGACCGACCCGCGCTCCGGCCTCGACGCTCATGTTGCACAGGGTCATCCGTGCCTCCATCGACGCGGCTTCAACTGCCGTCCCGCGAAACTCCATCGCGTGCCCGCTGCCGCCTCCAGTGCCGACCAGGCCGATGACATGCAAGGCCAGATCCTTGACTCCTGCACCGGGAGCAAATTGCCCGTTGACCTCGACCGCCATGTTCTTGAGCTTGCGGCAGCGCAGCGTCTGCGTGGCCAGCACGTGTTCGACCTCGCTGCTGCCCACGCCGTAACCGAGCGTGGCCAGCGCCCCGTGCGTAGTCGTGTGCGAATCGCCACAGGCAACGGTCATGCCGGGCAGCGTCAGACCCTGTTCCGGTCCCACAATGTGTACGATGCCCTGACGCGGATCATTCAGCCTGAACATGGGCACCGTGAATTCGGCGCAGTTTTTTTCGAGCGTCTCCACCTGCAGTCGCGCAAGTGGATCGGTGAACCCCGCCAGGCCCTGAACCCGACCCTCGGTCGGCACGTTGTGATCCGGCATCGCGATGGCGGAGCTACGGCGCCATGGAGCACGGCCGGCCCGGCGCAAATTGGAAAAGCCCTGTGGCGAAGTAACCTCGTGCAGCAGTTGCAGATCGATGTAAACCAGGCTCGAACCATCTGCCAGGTCGGCCACGTGATGGCTGTTCCACAGTTTGTCGTAGAGAGTCATCGGAGTCATGGTGCGTTACCTATACGGAACCCATTGATACAGCTCACGCCGGCTCGGGTCGAGCCGGCGATATCCGCAATAGCTGTCCAGGCGCCCACCCGAAAGCGGCACGATCATGCAGTTCGGAAGCTCGCAGTCGGCTGCGTCGATGGCCTGGGCCGAAAGTTGCGCACGTGCTGCCAACAATTGTCGTTCGGACGCAGCCACGCCGGAGTCGGCAACACTGGCGCGGAAGTGATTGACCCACGTCCGCACGTAGGCATGGCAGACCTCGCCGCCAGCCAGCGGTGGCGTCGCCACGACACGCGGTGGCGGAACGGCAGCGCAGGCACTCAGCACTGCTGCCGCCACGCTAAGAATCGAACAGCGCCAGACATTCATCAAGCTCCACCACGTCCGCATACTTGAGTTGCAAGTCACGCAGGTTGGCCTCGTGCGCCGCCGCGTCACGATCGCCCACCGCCTGGCGCGGGACTAGCACGCGCAAATTGTTCTGCAGCGCGTCCAATGCCGTGGCGCGCACACAACCGCTGGTAGTCAACCCGGTTACCACCACGCCATCCACGCCGGCGGCGTACAACCGCCCAGCAAGGTCGGTGCCGAAGAATCCACTGGCGCCGTGCTTGACGATCACCAGTTCGCCCGGTGCCGGTTGCACGCGGGGATCGATCTCCACCAACGGCGATCCCGCAACATGGTCATCCAGCGCAGGCAGCTTCTCACGGAATACGCTCGCCTGCGCTGGATCGTCATACATGAGCCTCGTGTAGAACACAGGGGCGCCCATTGCGCGAAAACTTTCCAACAAGCGCTGGTTGGCCTCAATGACCTCGTCGCACTCGCTGCCCAGCCGGCTGCGTACGGGGTCGGTAAAACCGATGGTGAGATCGACCAGAATCAGCGCGTAGCGCTTTGCCCGTCGCAACTCTCTCGATTCAAGTGCCATGTCTCCCCCCTCTGCTCAGGTCCACATTGGCGTAACCGGCGCCGGCAATCCGGTATCGGCCATGCAGCGCTCCTTCAACTCGGCAATCGTCCCGCCGCGATTGAACAAAGTGATCGGCGGACGCTTCCTGCCCATCTCGGCACGCAAACCGACAGTAGCCGACTCGTCGACGGCATCTGCCTCGATGACCACGCCATAGCGGCGCGCGCCGTCCACCGTGACCAAGCCCTTGCGTACATCCGCCAATACCTTGGCTGGATCGCGCTCGAGCGGATCACCCCAGCCACCGGCGCCCCAGGTATCGAAGTACAGCAAGTCGCCGGCCTTGATCTGCACGCGGTCACACTTGGACGGCAGAATCTGGCGGGTACCATCCGTGCGCACCAGCTCCTTGCGACTACGCTGGCCCGGCTCACCACCATTGACGCCCCACGGGTGGGTCAACCAACGATCGTCGTGGATGGAAACCTCGCCATCGGCCAGCAGGCGATACACGACCCGCAAGCCATTGCCGCCGCGATGCAGGCCGGCGCCTCCGGAATCGGCAATCGTCTCGTAGGTTTCCATGCGCAGCGGGAAATACGCTTCGACGAACTCGTTCGGTACGTTGGTGAAGCCCGGCCACAACGAGTGCCCATCCGGTCCGTCACCGGCAGGTCGACCTGGAATACCACCGAAACCGATCTGGAACAGCTGGAACCACTCGCCATTGGCATCGTATCCGGAATACATGAGGTGCGGCGAATCCGAGAAACCGGCCGCGTTCATGGCTTGCGGCGAACCCTGGCCAAGCAGGCCACCCATGACGTCGAACAGGCGGCCGAGCAGGTGAGTGCGACACGATACGGCCGCCGGAAAGTTCGGGCGAAGAATCGAACCCTTCGGAATCCGGACTTCGACGAGGTCGTAGAAGCCGTCGTTGAGCAGGATCGCCGGATCGAAGAGGCTGATCGTCAAGGCGCCGAAGAAGATCTTGAACATTTCCTCGTTGAGATAGAAGTTCACTGAAGACGGTGCTTGTGGATCGGTGCCTTCGAAATCGAAAATCGCCTTGTCACCCTCGCGCCAGAGCGCGCAGCGCAAGGTGTATGGGCCGTGGCCGGCGCCATCGTCACAGATGTAGTCCTCGAAGGTCTGCTGCTGCACCGGAATCACCCGCTGGATGATCTCCTTCATCGCGCGGTGGGTGCGCTCGAGCATCATCTGCTGAGCGCTGTAAAACCCGTCGTCGCCAAAACGCTCGGCCAATTCCACGCAGCGCCGACCGGCACTGCGACAGGCGGCCACCAGCGCATTGAGATCGGAGTGATTCCAGCGCGGCACGCGCACGTTGTGCAGAATCACATCGAGCATGTCGGCGTTGAGGTTGCCGGCACGGTAAAGCTTGACTGGTGGAATCCGGATACCCTCCTCCCACACGGTACGCGAGTCGGTCGGCAGGCTGCCCGGCACCTTGCCACCCACGTCGGTC
This genomic stretch from Rhodanobacter thiooxydans harbors:
- a CDS encoding hydantoinase B/oxoprolinase family protein, with translation MSARIIQSHSEPLRRVEVDAVTVDIIENALANARSEMDTVLFRTAMSPGIREQGDAFPIIAGADGKMLVGQFGSFIAGLLDAYEGTVEDGDVFLTNDPYMCNGAVSHMPDWLVLLPVFKDGRLINYAAMFGHMTDVGGKVPGSLPTDSRTVWEEGIRIPPVKLYRAGNLNADMLDVILHNVRVPRWNHSDLNALVAACRSAGRRCVELAERFGDDGFYSAQQMMLERTHRAMKEIIQRVIPVQQQTFEDYICDDGAGHGPYTLRCALWREGDKAIFDFEGTDPQAPSSVNFYLNEEMFKIFFGALTISLFDPAILLNDGFYDLVEVRIPKGSILRPNFPAAVSCRTHLLGRLFDVMGGLLGQGSPQAMNAAGFSDSPHLMYSGYDANGEWFQLFQIGFGGIPGRPAGDGPDGHSLWPGFTNVPNEFVEAYFPLRMETYETIADSGGAGLHRGGNGLRVVYRLLADGEVSIHDDRWLTHPWGVNGGEPGQRSRKELVRTDGTRQILPSKCDRVQIKAGDLLYFDTWGAGGWGDPLERDPAKVLADVRKGLVTVDGARRYGVVIEADAVDESATVGLRAEMGRKRPPITLFNRGGTIAELKERCMADTGLPAPVTPMWT
- a CDS encoding sigma 54-interacting transcriptional regulator — protein: MGFSADNLSRPRVCVIGNSKFTQVIHSVVDEFRGVARITVIDRLFSDAVRSAQELVEAQQVDVFVSAGANSFYLKDTLSVPVVGLKVTSADLIHAVLTARRISRRILLLTYERQENDLDVLKVFDDIEVLHCTYTTAEEIKEIFHRHRNEGYGVVIGSSYACDLADQWNISSVLIYSRTSCRALLHKAIRWAGQHAHQRQQESLLRLALDGSSCPTVFTARDGSVMASNSAALSQIPRFAKRQRLEGILDKQLLDAPRLHAEQTMLGTRPCVVSKDVLELADGTPIYAYRFELSQPAEVPSDSRRLVFRSQSMAEVQKLLDVYGASARIVLLHGETGTGKELAARAVHAASDHASGPFVTVNCSAIPVDLFESELFGYLDGAFTGAKSGGRSGLLEAANGGSFFMDEINSLCLAHQAKLLRVLQEMEVMPVGGRKAIPLDVKFIVACNVDLAAEMHAGRFREDLYYRLNTFRIRMPPLREHPEDIVMLTGYMARRAVAKYRVSIDVDVLVDGLSPIFRGYHWPGNVRQLENLIERLVVSGQLYQSSQAIVDYLPRLAPEIYTDNSSESAAQGHLKNVELEEITRVLKMFGGKRSESAEYLGISPTTLWRRLKQNQIN
- the leuD gene encoding 3-isopropylmalate dehydratase small subunit is translated as MQAWTHHEGVVVPIDRANIDTDVLLPKQYLKSLESHGFGVFLFDDERYLDSGELDTPPGSRRENPDFVLNQAPYRGASVVLTQANFGCGSSREHAVWALRDFGVRVILAPSFGDIFFNNCFNNGVLPIRLEQSVIDRLFAQCLPSPGMTASIDVARRELVLGDTRLVFELDPGRQHNLLHGLDDIGETLTMADAIRAYEVTRQLNEPWVFR
- a CDS encoding isochorismatase family protein yields the protein MALESRELRRAKRYALILVDLTIGFTDPVRSRLGSECDEVIEANQRLLESFRAMGAPVFYTRLMYDDPAQASVFREKLPALDDHVAGSPLVEIDPRVQPAPGELVIVKHGASGFFGTDLAGRLYAAGVDGVVVTGLTTSGCVRATALDALQNNLRVLVPRQAVGDRDAAAHEANLRDLQLKYADVVELDECLALFDS
- the leuC gene encoding 3-isopropylmalate dehydratase large subunit → MTPMTLYDKLWNSHHVADLADGSSLVYIDLQLLHEVTSPQGFSNLRRAGRAPWRRSSAIAMPDHNVPTEGRVQGLAGFTDPLARLQVETLEKNCAEFTVPMFRLNDPRQGIVHIVGPEQGLTLPGMTVACGDSHTTTHGALATLGYGVGSSEVEHVLATQTLRCRKLKNMAVEVNGQFAPGAGVKDLALHVIGLVGTGGGSGHAMEFRGTAVEAASMEARMTLCNMSVEAGARVGLIGYDAVTEAYVRGRSYAPVGEMWGRARAYWAGLHSDPGVQYDRRVVIAAGDVPPCVTWGTSPEMVVPIDGRVPLLESARDDTQRDGWRRALTYMGLEEGQPIAGTPVDKVFIGSCTNSRIEDLRLAADLARGHHVHARVKRALVVPGSGMVKLQAEREGLDKVFLASGFEWREPGCSMCLGMNPDRLKPGERCASTSNRNFEGRQGRGGRTHLMSPAMAVAAAIAGALADVREL
- a CDS encoding VOC family protein, producing MTTEASQMEASPTIDRVHHLAFVVADLNRAVARFERLLGIKVGERGPVPSRGAEVAIFRLANMNLEVVAPVAADSELHRHLKEHGEGFYHIGFGVDDVERTYSELVARGVDMVSSPYSTYKDWRISYFREPLLGEVRMHIIDAASD